The Microlunatus antarcticus DNA segment CATGGCTGACCTCGCCCCGCGTACACCCGGCACTCGTGTCCGGACCGTCCGGTCCCCCTCGCGGCTGCGCTGGCCGTTGCGGATCGCGGTCGTCGTCTACCTCGCGCTGCTGGTCATCTGGCCGGTCGGGATCGTCGCGGCCAAGACGTTCGAGCGCGGGCTGGGCCCGGTGCTGGACGCCCTCGGCCAGCCCGAGGTGCTCTTCGCCTTCGAGCTGACCGTGGCGAACGCCTTCTGGGCGGTGCTGATCAACACGGTCTTCGGCGTCGGCGTCTCGCTGCTCCTGGTCCGCTACCAGTTCCCCGGCCGGCGCGCGCTGTCGGCGCTGGTCGACCTCCCCCTCTCGGTCTCGCCGGTCGTCGTCGGCCTCGCGCTGCTGCTCGTCTACTCCGGACGCACGGGCTGGTTCGGGCCGACCCTGGAGTCGCTCGGGCTGCAGGTGATCTACGCCCAGCCGGGGATGATCATGGCCACCGCGTTCGTCAGCCTGCCGCTGGTCATCCGCGAGGTCGTCCCGGTGCTCCACGAGATCGGGATCGAGCAGGAGCAGGCGGCGAGCAGCCTCGGCGCCACCCCGCTGCAGACGTTCCTGCGGATCACGCTGCCCGCGATCCGCTGGGCCCTCCTCTACGGCGTCGTCCTGAGCCTCGCCCGCTCGCTCGGCGAGTACGGCGCGGTCAAGGTCGTCTCGGGCGGCGTCGCCCTGCGCACCCAGACCGCGACGCTGCTCGTCGAGGAGCGCTACTCCCAGTTCGGCGCGGACAACGAGACCGCGGCATACGCGGCCGCCTTCGTCCTGGCCCTCCTCGCCGTCGTCGCGCTGGTCGTCGTGTCCAGCCTGCGCCCCGCCGAGCACGACCGGTGAACCCCGTCCCGAGGTACGTCATGAGGAACCCGTGAGCATCAGGATCAGCGGCGTCAACAAGTCGTTCGGCGACTTCGCGGCGCTCACCGACATCGACCTCGACCTGCCCAGCGGGCAGCTCACCGCGCTGCTCGGCCCGAGCGGCGGCGGCAAGTCGACCCTGCTCCGGATCATCGCCGGCCTCGAGCTCGGCGACACCGGCACCGTGGAGATCGAGGGCGTCGACGCAACGCGGCTGCCCGCCCGCAAGCGCAACGTCGGCTTCGTCTTCCAGCACTACGCCGCCTTCCGCCACATGAGCGTCGCCGACAACGTCGGCTTCGGGCTCCGGATCCGCAAGCGTCCCAAGGCCGAGATCGCCGCCCGCACGCAGGAGATGCTGGAGCTGGTGCACCTCGCGCAGTTCGCCGACCGGCTGCCGGCCCAGCTCTCCGGCGGGCAGCGGCAGCGGATGGCGCTCGCCCGCGCCCTGGCCATCGAGCCGACCGTGCTGCTGCTCGACGAGCCCTTCGGGGCCCTCGACGCCAAGGTGCGCAAGGAGCTGC contains these protein-coding regions:
- a CDS encoding sulfate ABC transporter permease subunit → MADLAPRTPGTRVRTVRSPSRLRWPLRIAVVVYLALLVIWPVGIVAAKTFERGLGPVLDALGQPEVLFAFELTVANAFWAVLINTVFGVGVSLLLVRYQFPGRRALSALVDLPLSVSPVVVGLALLLVYSGRTGWFGPTLESLGLQVIYAQPGMIMATAFVSLPLVIREVVPVLHEIGIEQEQAASSLGATPLQTFLRITLPAIRWALLYGVVLSLARSLGEYGAVKVVSGGVALRTQTATLLVEERYSQFGADNETAAYAAAFVLALLAVVALVVVSSLRPAEHDR
- a CDS encoding sulfate/molybdate ABC transporter ATP-binding protein — encoded protein: MSIRISGVNKSFGDFAALTDIDLDLPSGQLTALLGPSGGGKSTLLRIIAGLELGDTGTVEIEGVDATRLPARKRNVGFVFQHYAAFRHMSVADNVGFGLRIRKRPKAEIAARTQEMLELVHLAQFADRLPAQLSGGQRQRMALARALAIEPTVLLLDEPFGALDAKVRKELRDWLRRLHDEVSVTTVFVTHDQEEALEVADRIVVINNGRVEQEGTPDQLYDEPAGEFVMGFLGPVTTLQGHLVRPHDLEVETHPFGAAVAGHVERLTRIGFEVRLDVSVAGEPVPVLVTLTRADAARKALAEGSDVWILPVPGASRVAITGQVPLAAEDDLAAPAR